One Xiphophorus hellerii strain 12219 chromosome 1, Xiphophorus_hellerii-4.1, whole genome shotgun sequence DNA segment encodes these proteins:
- the LOC116723720 gene encoding deleted in malignant brain tumors 1 protein-like isoform X1, translated as MRNRKQEETLQFFTGFVFSLVLTSSAFTTGQIRLTGPGSTRCSGRVEVFYIYSWGTVCDDDWGIADANVVCRQLNCGPAISVVGSAHFGQGLGPIWLDNVRCSGDESSLTSCGHRGYGTHNCGHSEDAGVICSESAVRLTGSTSCSGRVEINHDGQWGTVCDNGWDLSDAQVVCRELSCGSALNATSSAVFGEGTGQIWFDKVNCTGSESALTNCQHSGFGTHTCNHTEDAGVVCSGPVRLAGPGSTRCSGRVEVLFRESTWGTVCDDEWGIADANVVCRQLDCGTALNATSSAYFGQGDGKIWLDDVQCSGNESSLTSCGHKGQGKHNCDHSEDAGVICSDSVIRLIGSTSCSGRVEINHDGQWGTVCDNGWDLSDAQVVCRQLNCGAALSATSSAASGPGTGQIWLDHVNCTGNESALTNCQHPGFGTHKCNHNQDAGVVCSANFPQPKISISPAGSVTWGQQVNFTCSTAAAPLSGTFILLRTPGSFRMNQSSDSNSVTFNIPKVTSDHHGQFWCRYEIKMSNQTFLSSSVNLRVNLPKPNISISSAAEVIWGQQLIITCSVEAAPLSGTFILQKTSGSQQMIQPSVSSSATFNISKVTMDHDGQFICQYQKRMLSQTLTSPYSDFVRVTVNLPKPSISTGSAEVTWGQQVSITCSIAASPLSGTFILQQTLGLFRVTQSSVSSSATFNIPKVTLDHDGEFQCQYEKMISSQTFTSPFSNSVRLRVSLERPIISLTSPDGGLVWGPGGAEVTKGYGLSFTCSIDPRYPQGDFSLIFSDSNITETRPAVKHSASFNFPAAEFEHQGNYSCVYEVTMATQRFSSDEAEPISLIIKSSSLLLVSSVSSGILLLVLLVSLAVCLGCRRKLCSKQPIPSDQNQMTFQQLNTQDLENDCNDYENIDAFHSVKKLEMDEESTSDDDYEEAEPHLRQIIVGVKNYASSEQTFEEDEESTDEDVYVNVDATWKNNVVQAKKCVNEYQ; from the exons atgagaaacagaaagcagGAGGAGACCCTTCAATTTTTTACAGGCTTTGTCT TTAGTCTTGTTTTGACCTCATCAGCATTCACTACAg GTCAGATCAGGTTGACAGGTCCTGGATCAACTCGGTGCTCTGGAAGGGTTGAAGTTTTCTATATCTATTCCTGGGGAACGGTCTGTGATGATGACTGGGGCATAGCTGATGCTAATGTGGTTTGTCGACAGCTGAACTGTGGTCCAGCTATCAGTGTAGTTGGTTCTGCTCACTTTGGTCAAGGACTTGGACCAATCTGGCTTGATAATGTTCGGTGCTCAGGAGATGAAAGCTCTCTAACCAGCTGTGGACACAGAGGTTATGGGACACACAACTGTGGTCATAGTGAGGATGCTGGTGTGATCTGTTCAG AATCTGCAGTCAGACTGACTGGATCAACTTCCTGCTCTGGAAGAGTTGAGATCAACCACGACGGCCAATGGGGAACAGTCTGTGACAACGGCTGGGATCTATCTGATGCTCAGGTGGTCTGCAGAGAGTTATCCTGTGGTTCAGCATTAAATGCCACTTCATCAGCAGTTTTTGGTGAAGGAACTGGTCAAATCTGGTTTGATAAAGTGAACTGTACAGGAAGTGAAAGCGCTCTAACTAACTGTCAGCATTCAGGGTTTGGGACACACACGTGTAATCACACTGAGGACGCTGGTGTGGTCTGCtcag GTCCGGTCAGGTTGGCAGGTCCTGGATCAACTCGGTGCTCAGGAAGGGTTGAAGTTTTATTTAGGGAAAGCACCTGGGGAACGGTCTGTGATGACGAGTGGGGCATAGCTGATGCTAATGTGGTTTGTAGACAGCTGGACTGTGGTACAGCACTCAATGCAACGAGTTCTGCATACTTTGGTCAAGGAGATGGAAAAATCTGGCTTGATGATGTTCAGTGCTCAGGAAATGAAAGCTCTCTAACCAGCTGTGGACACAAAGGTCAAGGGAAACACAACTGTGATCATAGTGAGGATGCTGGTGTGATCTGTTCAG ACTCTGTTATCAGATTGATTGGATCAACTTCCTGCTCTGGAAGAGTTGAGATCAACCACGACGGCCAATGGGGAACAGTCTGTGATAACGGCTGGGATCTATCTGATGCTCAGGTGGTCTGCAGACAGTTGAACTGTGGTGCAGCATTAAGTGCcacttcatcagctgcttctggtcCAGGAACTGGTCAAATCTGGCTTGACCATGTGAACTGTACAGGAAATGAAAGCGCTCTAACCAACTGTCAGCATCCAGGGTTTGGGACACACAAGTGTAACCACAATCAGGATGCTGGTGTGGTCTGCTCAG CGAATTTTCCACAGCCCAAGATCTCTATTAGCCCTGCTGGTTCGGTCACCTGGGGTCAGCAAGTCAACTTCACTTGTTCTACTGCAGCTGCACCTTTAAGTGGAACATTTATCCTCCTACGGACTCCAGGATCATTCAGAATGAATCAGTCATCAGATTCCAACTCTGTTACCTTCAACATCCCTAAAGTGACCAGCGATCATCATGGACAATTTTGGTGTCGGTATGAGATAAAGATGTCAAACCAAACCTTCCTCAGTAGCTCTGTTAATCTTAGAG TGAACCTTCCAAAGCCCAACATCTCTATAAGCTCTGCTGCTGAGGTCATCTGGGGTCAACAACTCATCATCACTTGTTCTGTTGAAGCTGCACCTTTAAGTGGAACATTTATCCTCCAAAAGACTTCAGGATCACAGCAAATGATTCAGCCATCAGTTTCCTCCTCTGCTACCTTCAACATCTCTAAAGTGACCATGGATCATGATGGACAATTCATTTGCCAGTATCAGAAAAGGATGTTAAGCCAAACATTGACCTCTCCATACAGTGACTTTGTTCGAGTTACTG TGAACCTTCCCAAGCCCAGCATCTCTACAGGCTCTGCTGAGGTCACCTGGGGTCAACAAGTCAGCATCACTTGTTCTATTGCTGCTTCACCTTTAAGTGGAACATTTATCCTCCAACAGACTTTAGGATTATTTAGAGTGACTCAGTCATCAGTTTCCTCCTCTGCTACCTTCAACATCCCTAAAGTGACTCTGGATCATGATGGAGAATTCCAGTGTCAGTATGAGAAAATGATATCAAGCCAAACATTCACCTCCCCCTTCAGTAACTCTGTTCGTCTTAGAG TGAGTCTGGAGAGGCCCATCATTTCCCTGACATCCCCAGATGGAGGGTTGGTCTGGGGTCCAGGAGGAGCAGAGGTTACCAAGGGTTACGGCCTCTCCTTCACTTGCTCCATTGACCCCAGATATCCTCAGGGAGATTTCTCTCTCATCTTCTCCGACTCCAACATCACAGAAACCAGGCCAGCAGTCAAACACTCAGCCTCCTTTAACTTCCCAGCTGCTGAGTTTGAACACCAGGGCAACTACAGCTGTGTGTATGAGGTTACCATGGCTACACAGAGGTTCAGTTCTGATGAGGCAGAACCCATTAGTCTCATCATCAAAT CCTCTTCACTGCTGCTGGTTTCCTCAGTCTCCAGTGGAATCCTGCTGCTGGTCCTGCTGGTGTCTCTAGCAGTCTGTCTGGGCTGCAGGAGGAAACTTTGCTCTAAACAGCCCATACCGTCTGACCAAAACCAAA tgacttTCCAGCAGTTAAACACACAAGACCTCGAGAATGATTGCAACGACTATGAAAATATTGATGCATTTCACTCAGTAAAGAAGCTGGAGATGGACGAAGAGTCAACAAGTGATGATGATTATGAGGAAGCCGAGCCTCATTTAAGACAAATCATTGTTGGTGTCAAGAATTACGCATCATCAGAACAAACATTTGAAGAAGACGAAGAAAGCACTGATGAAGATGTCTACGTGAATGTTGATGCAACCTGGAAAAATAATGTAGTGCAAgctaaaaaatgtgtaaatgagTATCAATAG
- the LOC116723720 gene encoding deleted in malignant brain tumors 1 protein-like isoform X2 translates to MRNRKQEETLQFFTGFVFSLVLTSSAFTTGQIRLTGPGSTRCSGRVEVFYIYSWGTVCDDDWGIADANVVCRQLNCGPAISVVGSAHFGQGLGPIWLDNVRCSGDESSLTSCGHRGYGTHNCGHSEDAGVICSESAVRLTGSTSCSGRVEINHDGQWGTVCDNGWDLSDAQVVCRELSCGSALNATSSAVFGEGTGQIWFDKVNCTGSESALTNCQHSGFGTHTCNHTEDAGVVCSGPVRLAGPGSTRCSGRVEVLFRESTWGTVCDDEWGIADANVVCRQLDCGTALNATSSAYFGQGDGKIWLDDVQCSGNESSLTSCGHKGQGKHNCDHSEDAGVICSDSVIRLIGSTSCSGRVEINHDGQWGTVCDNGWDLSDAQVVCRQLNCGAALSATSSAASGPGTGQIWLDHVNCTGNESALTNCQHPGFGTHKCNHNQDAGVVCSANFPQPKISISPAGSVTWGQQVNFTCSTAAAPLSGTFILLRTPGSFRMNQSSDSNSVTFNIPKVTSDHHGQFWCRYEIKMSNQTFLSSSVNLRVNLPKPNISISSAAEVIWGQQLIITCSVEAAPLSGTFILQKTSGSQQMIQPSVSSSATFNISKVTMDHDGQFICQYQKRMLSQTLTSPYSDFVRVTVNFPKPLISFSPAAEVTWGQQVTITCSVTTGQVHSGTFTLQKTSGSFRMTQSTYYSLSSFFIKTVTLDHDGEFLCQYLSRQRYSSVRGDSVRFTVSLERPIISLTSPDGGLVWGPGGAEVTKGYGLSFTCSIDPRYPQGDFSLIFSDSNITETRPAVKHSASFNFPAAEFEHQGNYSCVYEVTMATQRFSSDEAEPISLIIKSSSLLLVSSVSSGILLLVLLVSLAVCLGCRRKLCSKQPIPSDQNQMTFQQLNTQDLENDCNDYENIDAFHSVKKLEMDEESTSDDDYEEAEPHLRQIIVGVKNYASSEQTFEEDEESTDEDVYVNVDATWKNNVVQAKKCVNEYQ, encoded by the exons atgagaaacagaaagcagGAGGAGACCCTTCAATTTTTTACAGGCTTTGTCT TTAGTCTTGTTTTGACCTCATCAGCATTCACTACAg GTCAGATCAGGTTGACAGGTCCTGGATCAACTCGGTGCTCTGGAAGGGTTGAAGTTTTCTATATCTATTCCTGGGGAACGGTCTGTGATGATGACTGGGGCATAGCTGATGCTAATGTGGTTTGTCGACAGCTGAACTGTGGTCCAGCTATCAGTGTAGTTGGTTCTGCTCACTTTGGTCAAGGACTTGGACCAATCTGGCTTGATAATGTTCGGTGCTCAGGAGATGAAAGCTCTCTAACCAGCTGTGGACACAGAGGTTATGGGACACACAACTGTGGTCATAGTGAGGATGCTGGTGTGATCTGTTCAG AATCTGCAGTCAGACTGACTGGATCAACTTCCTGCTCTGGAAGAGTTGAGATCAACCACGACGGCCAATGGGGAACAGTCTGTGACAACGGCTGGGATCTATCTGATGCTCAGGTGGTCTGCAGAGAGTTATCCTGTGGTTCAGCATTAAATGCCACTTCATCAGCAGTTTTTGGTGAAGGAACTGGTCAAATCTGGTTTGATAAAGTGAACTGTACAGGAAGTGAAAGCGCTCTAACTAACTGTCAGCATTCAGGGTTTGGGACACACACGTGTAATCACACTGAGGACGCTGGTGTGGTCTGCtcag GTCCGGTCAGGTTGGCAGGTCCTGGATCAACTCGGTGCTCAGGAAGGGTTGAAGTTTTATTTAGGGAAAGCACCTGGGGAACGGTCTGTGATGACGAGTGGGGCATAGCTGATGCTAATGTGGTTTGTAGACAGCTGGACTGTGGTACAGCACTCAATGCAACGAGTTCTGCATACTTTGGTCAAGGAGATGGAAAAATCTGGCTTGATGATGTTCAGTGCTCAGGAAATGAAAGCTCTCTAACCAGCTGTGGACACAAAGGTCAAGGGAAACACAACTGTGATCATAGTGAGGATGCTGGTGTGATCTGTTCAG ACTCTGTTATCAGATTGATTGGATCAACTTCCTGCTCTGGAAGAGTTGAGATCAACCACGACGGCCAATGGGGAACAGTCTGTGATAACGGCTGGGATCTATCTGATGCTCAGGTGGTCTGCAGACAGTTGAACTGTGGTGCAGCATTAAGTGCcacttcatcagctgcttctggtcCAGGAACTGGTCAAATCTGGCTTGACCATGTGAACTGTACAGGAAATGAAAGCGCTCTAACCAACTGTCAGCATCCAGGGTTTGGGACACACAAGTGTAACCACAATCAGGATGCTGGTGTGGTCTGCTCAG CGAATTTTCCACAGCCCAAGATCTCTATTAGCCCTGCTGGTTCGGTCACCTGGGGTCAGCAAGTCAACTTCACTTGTTCTACTGCAGCTGCACCTTTAAGTGGAACATTTATCCTCCTACGGACTCCAGGATCATTCAGAATGAATCAGTCATCAGATTCCAACTCTGTTACCTTCAACATCCCTAAAGTGACCAGCGATCATCATGGACAATTTTGGTGTCGGTATGAGATAAAGATGTCAAACCAAACCTTCCTCAGTAGCTCTGTTAATCTTAGAG TGAACCTTCCAAAGCCCAACATCTCTATAAGCTCTGCTGCTGAGGTCATCTGGGGTCAACAACTCATCATCACTTGTTCTGTTGAAGCTGCACCTTTAAGTGGAACATTTATCCTCCAAAAGACTTCAGGATCACAGCAAATGATTCAGCCATCAGTTTCCTCCTCTGCTACCTTCAACATCTCTAAAGTGACCATGGATCATGATGGACAATTCATTTGCCAGTATCAGAAAAGGATGTTAAGCCAAACATTGACCTCTCCATACAGTGACTTTGTTCGAGTTACTG TGAACTTTCCCAAGCCCCTCATCTCTTTTAGCCCTGCTGCTGAGGTCACCTGGGGTCAGCAAGTCACCATCACTTGCTCTGTTACAACTGGACAAGTTCATTCTGGAACATTTACGCTCCAAAAGACTTCAGGCTCGTTCAGAATGACTCAGTCAACATATTACAGCCTTTCTTCCTTCTTCATCAAAACTGTGACCCTGGATCATGATGGAGAATTCCTGTGTCAGTATCTGTCAAGGCAAAGATACTCCTCAGTCCGTGGCGACTCTGTTCGTTTTACTG TGAGTCTGGAGAGGCCCATCATTTCCCTGACATCCCCAGATGGAGGGTTGGTCTGGGGTCCAGGAGGAGCAGAGGTTACCAAGGGTTACGGCCTCTCCTTCACTTGCTCCATTGACCCCAGATATCCTCAGGGAGATTTCTCTCTCATCTTCTCCGACTCCAACATCACAGAAACCAGGCCAGCAGTCAAACACTCAGCCTCCTTTAACTTCCCAGCTGCTGAGTTTGAACACCAGGGCAACTACAGCTGTGTGTATGAGGTTACCATGGCTACACAGAGGTTCAGTTCTGATGAGGCAGAACCCATTAGTCTCATCATCAAAT CCTCTTCACTGCTGCTGGTTTCCTCAGTCTCCAGTGGAATCCTGCTGCTGGTCCTGCTGGTGTCTCTAGCAGTCTGTCTGGGCTGCAGGAGGAAACTTTGCTCTAAACAGCCCATACCGTCTGACCAAAACCAAA tgacttTCCAGCAGTTAAACACACAAGACCTCGAGAATGATTGCAACGACTATGAAAATATTGATGCATTTCACTCAGTAAAGAAGCTGGAGATGGACGAAGAGTCAACAAGTGATGATGATTATGAGGAAGCCGAGCCTCATTTAAGACAAATCATTGTTGGTGTCAAGAATTACGCATCATCAGAACAAACATTTGAAGAAGACGAAGAAAGCACTGATGAAGATGTCTACGTGAATGTTGATGCAACCTGGAAAAATAATGTAGTGCAAgctaaaaaatgtgtaaatgagTATCAATAG
- the LOC116723720 gene encoding deleted in malignant brain tumors 1 protein-like isoform X5, with amino-acid sequence MRNRKQEETLQFFTGFVFSLVLTSSAFTTGQIRLTGPGSTRCSGRVEVFYIYSWGTVCDDDWGIADANVVCRQLNCGPAISVVGSAHFGQGLGPIWLDNVRCSGDESSLTSCGHRGYGTHNCGHSEDAGVICSESAVRLTGSTSCSGRVEINHDGQWGTVCDNGWDLSDAQVVCRELSCGSALNATSSAVFGEGTGQIWFDKVNCTGSESALTNCQHSGFGTHTCNHTEDAGVVCSANFPQPKISISPAGSVTWGQQVNFTCSTAAAPLSGTFILLRTPGSFRMNQSSDSNSVTFNIPKVTSDHHGQFWCRYEIKMSNQTFLSSSVNLRVNLPKPNISISSAAEVIWGQQLIITCSVEAAPLSGTFILQKTSGSQQMIQPSVSSSATFNISKVTMDHDGQFICQYQKRMLSQTLTSPYSDFVRVTVNLPKPSISTGSAEVTWGQQVSITCSIAASPLSGTFILQQTLGLFRVTQSSVSSSATFNIPKVTLDHDGEFQCQYEKMISSQTFTSPFSNSVRLRVSLERPIISLTSPDGGLVWGPGGAEVTKGYGLSFTCSIDPRYPQGDFSLIFSDSNITETRPAVKHSASFNFPAAEFEHQGNYSCVYEVTMATQRFSSDEAEPISLIIKSSSLLLVSSVSSGILLLVLLVSLAVCLGCRRKLCSKQPIPSDQNQMTFQQLNTQDLENDCNDYENIDAFHSVKKLEMDEESTSDDDYEEAEPHLRQIIVGVKNYASSEQTFEEDEESTDEDVYVNVDATWKNNVVQAKKCVNEYQ; translated from the exons atgagaaacagaaagcagGAGGAGACCCTTCAATTTTTTACAGGCTTTGTCT TTAGTCTTGTTTTGACCTCATCAGCATTCACTACAg GTCAGATCAGGTTGACAGGTCCTGGATCAACTCGGTGCTCTGGAAGGGTTGAAGTTTTCTATATCTATTCCTGGGGAACGGTCTGTGATGATGACTGGGGCATAGCTGATGCTAATGTGGTTTGTCGACAGCTGAACTGTGGTCCAGCTATCAGTGTAGTTGGTTCTGCTCACTTTGGTCAAGGACTTGGACCAATCTGGCTTGATAATGTTCGGTGCTCAGGAGATGAAAGCTCTCTAACCAGCTGTGGACACAGAGGTTATGGGACACACAACTGTGGTCATAGTGAGGATGCTGGTGTGATCTGTTCAG AATCTGCAGTCAGACTGACTGGATCAACTTCCTGCTCTGGAAGAGTTGAGATCAACCACGACGGCCAATGGGGAACAGTCTGTGACAACGGCTGGGATCTATCTGATGCTCAGGTGGTCTGCAGAGAGTTATCCTGTGGTTCAGCATTAAATGCCACTTCATCAGCAGTTTTTGGTGAAGGAACTGGTCAAATCTGGTTTGATAAAGTGAACTGTACAGGAAGTGAAAGCGCTCTAACTAACTGTCAGCATTCAGGGTTTGGGACACACACGTGTAATCACACTGAGGACGCTGGTGTGGTCTGCtcag CGAATTTTCCACAGCCCAAGATCTCTATTAGCCCTGCTGGTTCGGTCACCTGGGGTCAGCAAGTCAACTTCACTTGTTCTACTGCAGCTGCACCTTTAAGTGGAACATTTATCCTCCTACGGACTCCAGGATCATTCAGAATGAATCAGTCATCAGATTCCAACTCTGTTACCTTCAACATCCCTAAAGTGACCAGCGATCATCATGGACAATTTTGGTGTCGGTATGAGATAAAGATGTCAAACCAAACCTTCCTCAGTAGCTCTGTTAATCTTAGAG TGAACCTTCCAAAGCCCAACATCTCTATAAGCTCTGCTGCTGAGGTCATCTGGGGTCAACAACTCATCATCACTTGTTCTGTTGAAGCTGCACCTTTAAGTGGAACATTTATCCTCCAAAAGACTTCAGGATCACAGCAAATGATTCAGCCATCAGTTTCCTCCTCTGCTACCTTCAACATCTCTAAAGTGACCATGGATCATGATGGACAATTCATTTGCCAGTATCAGAAAAGGATGTTAAGCCAAACATTGACCTCTCCATACAGTGACTTTGTTCGAGTTACTG TGAACCTTCCCAAGCCCAGCATCTCTACAGGCTCTGCTGAGGTCACCTGGGGTCAACAAGTCAGCATCACTTGTTCTATTGCTGCTTCACCTTTAAGTGGAACATTTATCCTCCAACAGACTTTAGGATTATTTAGAGTGACTCAGTCATCAGTTTCCTCCTCTGCTACCTTCAACATCCCTAAAGTGACTCTGGATCATGATGGAGAATTCCAGTGTCAGTATGAGAAAATGATATCAAGCCAAACATTCACCTCCCCCTTCAGTAACTCTGTTCGTCTTAGAG TGAGTCTGGAGAGGCCCATCATTTCCCTGACATCCCCAGATGGAGGGTTGGTCTGGGGTCCAGGAGGAGCAGAGGTTACCAAGGGTTACGGCCTCTCCTTCACTTGCTCCATTGACCCCAGATATCCTCAGGGAGATTTCTCTCTCATCTTCTCCGACTCCAACATCACAGAAACCAGGCCAGCAGTCAAACACTCAGCCTCCTTTAACTTCCCAGCTGCTGAGTTTGAACACCAGGGCAACTACAGCTGTGTGTATGAGGTTACCATGGCTACACAGAGGTTCAGTTCTGATGAGGCAGAACCCATTAGTCTCATCATCAAAT CCTCTTCACTGCTGCTGGTTTCCTCAGTCTCCAGTGGAATCCTGCTGCTGGTCCTGCTGGTGTCTCTAGCAGTCTGTCTGGGCTGCAGGAGGAAACTTTGCTCTAAACAGCCCATACCGTCTGACCAAAACCAAA tgacttTCCAGCAGTTAAACACACAAGACCTCGAGAATGATTGCAACGACTATGAAAATATTGATGCATTTCACTCAGTAAAGAAGCTGGAGATGGACGAAGAGTCAACAAGTGATGATGATTATGAGGAAGCCGAGCCTCATTTAAGACAAATCATTGTTGGTGTCAAGAATTACGCATCATCAGAACAAACATTTGAAGAAGACGAAGAAAGCACTGATGAAGATGTCTACGTGAATGTTGATGCAACCTGGAAAAATAATGTAGTGCAAgctaaaaaatgtgtaaatgagTATCAATAG
- the LOC116723720 gene encoding deleted in malignant brain tumors 1 protein-like isoform X4, giving the protein MRNRKQEETLQFFTGFVFSLVLTSSAFTTGQIRLTGPGSTRCSGRVEVFYIYSWGTVCDDDWGIADANVVCRQLNCGPAISVVGSAHFGQGLGPIWLDNVRCSGDESSLTSCGHRGYGTHNCGHSEDAGVICSDSVIRLIGSTSCSGRVEINHDGQWGTVCDNGWDLSDAQVVCRQLNCGAALSATSSAASGPGTGQIWLDHVNCTGNESALTNCQHPGFGTHKCNHNQDAGVVCSANFPQPKISISPAGSVTWGQQVNFTCSTAAAPLSGTFILLRTPGSFRMNQSSDSNSVTFNIPKVTSDHHGQFWCRYEIKMSNQTFLSSSVNLRVNLPKPNISISSAAEVIWGQQLIITCSVEAAPLSGTFILQKTSGSQQMIQPSVSSSATFNISKVTMDHDGQFICQYQKRMLSQTLTSPYSDFVRVTVNLPKPSISTGSAEVTWGQQVSITCSIAASPLSGTFILQQTLGLFRVTQSSVSSSATFNIPKVTLDHDGEFQCQYEKMISSQTFTSPFSNSVRLRVSLERPIISLTSPDGGLVWGPGGAEVTKGYGLSFTCSIDPRYPQGDFSLIFSDSNITETRPAVKHSASFNFPAAEFEHQGNYSCVYEVTMATQRFSSDEAEPISLIIKSSSLLLVSSVSSGILLLVLLVSLAVCLGCRRKLCSKQPIPSDQNQMTFQQLNTQDLENDCNDYENIDAFHSVKKLEMDEESTSDDDYEEAEPHLRQIIVGVKNYASSEQTFEEDEESTDEDVYVNVDATWKNNVVQAKKCVNEYQ; this is encoded by the exons atgagaaacagaaagcagGAGGAGACCCTTCAATTTTTTACAGGCTTTGTCT TTAGTCTTGTTTTGACCTCATCAGCATTCACTACAg GTCAGATCAGGTTGACAGGTCCTGGATCAACTCGGTGCTCTGGAAGGGTTGAAGTTTTCTATATCTATTCCTGGGGAACGGTCTGTGATGATGACTGGGGCATAGCTGATGCTAATGTGGTTTGTCGACAGCTGAACTGTGGTCCAGCTATCAGTGTAGTTGGTTCTGCTCACTTTGGTCAAGGACTTGGACCAATCTGGCTTGATAATGTTCGGTGCTCAGGAGATGAAAGCTCTCTAACCAGCTGTGGACACAGAGGTTATGGGACACACAACTGTGGTCATAGTGAGGATGCTGGTGTGATCTGTTCAG ACTCTGTTATCAGATTGATTGGATCAACTTCCTGCTCTGGAAGAGTTGAGATCAACCACGACGGCCAATGGGGAACAGTCTGTGATAACGGCTGGGATCTATCTGATGCTCAGGTGGTCTGCAGACAGTTGAACTGTGGTGCAGCATTAAGTGCcacttcatcagctgcttctggtcCAGGAACTGGTCAAATCTGGCTTGACCATGTGAACTGTACAGGAAATGAAAGCGCTCTAACCAACTGTCAGCATCCAGGGTTTGGGACACACAAGTGTAACCACAATCAGGATGCTGGTGTGGTCTGCTCAG CGAATTTTCCACAGCCCAAGATCTCTATTAGCCCTGCTGGTTCGGTCACCTGGGGTCAGCAAGTCAACTTCACTTGTTCTACTGCAGCTGCACCTTTAAGTGGAACATTTATCCTCCTACGGACTCCAGGATCATTCAGAATGAATCAGTCATCAGATTCCAACTCTGTTACCTTCAACATCCCTAAAGTGACCAGCGATCATCATGGACAATTTTGGTGTCGGTATGAGATAAAGATGTCAAACCAAACCTTCCTCAGTAGCTCTGTTAATCTTAGAG TGAACCTTCCAAAGCCCAACATCTCTATAAGCTCTGCTGCTGAGGTCATCTGGGGTCAACAACTCATCATCACTTGTTCTGTTGAAGCTGCACCTTTAAGTGGAACATTTATCCTCCAAAAGACTTCAGGATCACAGCAAATGATTCAGCCATCAGTTTCCTCCTCTGCTACCTTCAACATCTCTAAAGTGACCATGGATCATGATGGACAATTCATTTGCCAGTATCAGAAAAGGATGTTAAGCCAAACATTGACCTCTCCATACAGTGACTTTGTTCGAGTTACTG TGAACCTTCCCAAGCCCAGCATCTCTACAGGCTCTGCTGAGGTCACCTGGGGTCAACAAGTCAGCATCACTTGTTCTATTGCTGCTTCACCTTTAAGTGGAACATTTATCCTCCAACAGACTTTAGGATTATTTAGAGTGACTCAGTCATCAGTTTCCTCCTCTGCTACCTTCAACATCCCTAAAGTGACTCTGGATCATGATGGAGAATTCCAGTGTCAGTATGAGAAAATGATATCAAGCCAAACATTCACCTCCCCCTTCAGTAACTCTGTTCGTCTTAGAG TGAGTCTGGAGAGGCCCATCATTTCCCTGACATCCCCAGATGGAGGGTTGGTCTGGGGTCCAGGAGGAGCAGAGGTTACCAAGGGTTACGGCCTCTCCTTCACTTGCTCCATTGACCCCAGATATCCTCAGGGAGATTTCTCTCTCATCTTCTCCGACTCCAACATCACAGAAACCAGGCCAGCAGTCAAACACTCAGCCTCCTTTAACTTCCCAGCTGCTGAGTTTGAACACCAGGGCAACTACAGCTGTGTGTATGAGGTTACCATGGCTACACAGAGGTTCAGTTCTGATGAGGCAGAACCCATTAGTCTCATCATCAAAT CCTCTTCACTGCTGCTGGTTTCCTCAGTCTCCAGTGGAATCCTGCTGCTGGTCCTGCTGGTGTCTCTAGCAGTCTGTCTGGGCTGCAGGAGGAAACTTTGCTCTAAACAGCCCATACCGTCTGACCAAAACCAAA tgacttTCCAGCAGTTAAACACACAAGACCTCGAGAATGATTGCAACGACTATGAAAATATTGATGCATTTCACTCAGTAAAGAAGCTGGAGATGGACGAAGAGTCAACAAGTGATGATGATTATGAGGAAGCCGAGCCTCATTTAAGACAAATCATTGTTGGTGTCAAGAATTACGCATCATCAGAACAAACATTTGAAGAAGACGAAGAAAGCACTGATGAAGATGTCTACGTGAATGTTGATGCAACCTGGAAAAATAATGTAGTGCAAgctaaaaaatgtgtaaatgagTATCAATAG